A part of Actinoallomurus bryophytorum genomic DNA contains:
- a CDS encoding cytochrome P450 — translation MATDSAPGVRGIDLSPMEFWARPLDERMAAFKVLRDQGQPAFFGEVSVPLVRSGKGYWALVRHADVSEASRHQDVFSSEPSATTIPDLPAYMGPFFGSLINMDDPRHAKIRRIVSRAFTPRMLAKTEDDVRRRATRIVDELIASGPGDFVEKVAVRLPVEIICDMLGIPERDYARVIARTNVILGNSDAEYTGVDADSPSRLGMARALFKIVWAARDLHRLAAGLGRERMKNPTDDLTSALVNANLDGERLTTRELGSFFLLLVVAGNETTRTALSHALKLFTDFPEQRRLLLEDFDGRIGGAVEEIVRYATPVIYMRRNVTRDHEMNGHTYKTGDKVLLFYNSANRDETVFDRPDVFDITRDPNPHVGFGGPGPHFCLGANLARREITIMLKELFTRVPDIRTAGEPDRLLSGFINGYKRLPCTFTPPA, via the coding sequence ATGGCGACTGACTCGGCTCCCGGTGTCCGGGGCATCGACCTGTCCCCGATGGAGTTCTGGGCGCGTCCCCTGGATGAGCGGATGGCCGCCTTCAAGGTGCTGCGCGACCAGGGGCAACCCGCGTTCTTCGGCGAAGTGTCGGTGCCGCTCGTCCGCTCGGGCAAGGGCTACTGGGCGCTCGTGCGGCATGCCGACGTGAGCGAGGCGAGCCGTCACCAGGACGTCTTCAGCAGTGAGCCCAGCGCGACCACGATCCCGGACCTGCCCGCGTACATGGGGCCGTTCTTCGGCTCGCTGATCAACATGGACGACCCGCGGCACGCCAAGATCCGCCGGATCGTCTCTCGCGCCTTCACGCCGAGGATGCTGGCCAAGACCGAGGACGACGTACGGCGGCGCGCGACGCGCATCGTCGACGAGCTGATCGCCTCAGGCCCGGGGGACTTCGTCGAGAAGGTGGCGGTACGGCTGCCGGTCGAGATCATCTGCGACATGCTCGGCATCCCCGAACGCGACTACGCGCGGGTCATCGCGCGGACCAACGTCATCCTCGGCAACTCCGACGCCGAGTACACCGGCGTCGACGCGGACAGCCCGAGCCGGCTCGGCATGGCACGCGCCCTCTTCAAGATCGTCTGGGCGGCGCGTGACCTGCACCGTCTCGCCGCCGGCCTGGGCCGCGAGCGGATGAAGAACCCGACCGACGACCTGACCTCGGCCCTCGTCAACGCCAACCTGGACGGTGAGCGGCTCACCACGCGGGAGCTCGGGTCGTTCTTCCTGCTGCTCGTGGTGGCGGGCAACGAGACGACGCGTACGGCGCTCAGCCACGCGCTGAAGCTGTTCACCGACTTCCCGGAGCAGCGGCGCCTGCTGCTCGAGGACTTCGACGGCCGGATCGGCGGCGCCGTCGAGGAGATCGTCCGCTACGCCACGCCGGTCATCTACATGCGCCGGAACGTCACCCGCGACCACGAGATGAACGGGCACACCTACAAGACCGGCGACAAGGTGCTGCTGTTCTACAACTCGGCCAACCGCGACGAGACCGTCTTCGACCGGCCGGACGTCTTCGACATCACCCGCGACCCCAACCCGCACGTCGGCTTCGGCGGCCCGGGTCCGCACTTCTGCCTCGGTGCCAACCTCGCCCGCCGCGAGATCACCATCATGCTCAAGGAGCTGTTCACCCGGGTGCCGGACATCCGTACGGCCGGTGAGCCCGACCGCCTGCTGTCCGGCTTCATCAACGGCTACAAGCGACTGCCCTGCACCTTCACGCCGCCCGCGTGA
- a CDS encoding M64 family metallopeptidase, which translates to MVSRGSAPRRAVAAAFLLPVLAGAPARAEVAARVVPLQVTGDPAKRFNLILLGDGYTAADMPKFRRDVADQLAMLFAFEPWKSYRSYLNVYRVEITSGESGVSCDPEPGDKIRRTPLGMAFWDGCDREDMRRRLVVNAKAAEAYADLVPGAADRQIVALANSTTYGGTGGTYATASGGNAMASLIMPHELGHTLGGLQDEYDYYRRGVPGGAYAGSEPDSIQHTVLTGREMREQHRKWWRWLGEPSTSGGEIGRYEGGMYATKGVWRPSEHSMMKTLGYAYDQVARERMTQAISAKVSLIQASTPDGAPIGADRVVWLETMHPVDHRLRITWRLDGRKAGARPYLDLARLRPAPGRHTLTGEVTDPTGFVRDPAIRSSAALTQTRTWTVDTRVRTPEAATPVVFGDTTPESTDVGADDVIYAETTHPTRSVPVVHWRLDGRPVAGRGGDLALAPFHLDAGTHTVTARTGAKTLSWKVDAQRPEVSYELSRPAAVTGGEYVFDERFTMRLTPRDSGGPALAEFQVDGDGWFRYFGWPDDPAAPFVFTPLGTEIDHLVYGKLGRPARATPWDEMTPGYGRHTIEYRAVDAAGNIGETQSITVVLRHRSPGRVGTPGSK; encoded by the coding sequence ATGGTCTCCCGCGGATCAGCCCCGAGACGCGCCGTCGCGGCCGCGTTCCTGCTGCCCGTCCTGGCCGGGGCACCGGCGCGCGCCGAGGTCGCCGCGCGGGTCGTTCCCCTGCAGGTGACGGGGGATCCGGCCAAGCGGTTCAACCTCATCCTGCTCGGCGACGGTTACACCGCCGCCGACATGCCCAAGTTCCGGCGCGACGTCGCGGACCAGCTCGCGATGCTGTTCGCGTTCGAGCCCTGGAAGTCCTACCGCAGCTACCTCAACGTCTACCGCGTCGAGATCACCTCGGGGGAGTCCGGGGTGAGCTGTGATCCCGAGCCGGGCGACAAGATACGCCGGACGCCGCTGGGCATGGCGTTCTGGGACGGCTGCGACCGTGAGGACATGCGGCGCCGGCTGGTCGTGAACGCGAAGGCCGCCGAGGCGTACGCCGACCTGGTTCCCGGCGCCGCCGACCGCCAGATCGTCGCGCTCGCCAACAGCACGACCTACGGCGGCACCGGCGGCACGTACGCGACCGCCTCGGGTGGCAACGCCATGGCGTCGCTGATCATGCCGCACGAGCTGGGCCACACCCTCGGCGGACTCCAGGACGAGTACGACTACTACCGCCGCGGCGTGCCCGGCGGCGCGTACGCCGGGTCCGAACCGGACTCGATCCAGCACACCGTGCTGACCGGGCGGGAGATGCGCGAGCAGCACCGCAAGTGGTGGCGCTGGCTGGGAGAGCCGAGCACCTCCGGCGGCGAGATCGGCCGCTACGAAGGCGGGATGTACGCCACGAAGGGCGTCTGGCGGCCCAGCGAGCACTCGATGATGAAGACGCTCGGGTACGCGTACGACCAGGTCGCGCGCGAGCGCATGACCCAGGCCATCTCCGCGAAGGTGAGCCTCATCCAGGCGAGCACTCCGGACGGGGCACCGATCGGCGCCGACCGCGTCGTCTGGCTGGAGACGATGCATCCGGTCGACCATCGGCTGCGGATCACGTGGCGGCTCGACGGCCGGAAGGCGGGCGCCCGGCCGTACCTCGACCTCGCCCGGCTCCGTCCCGCGCCCGGCCGGCACACGCTCACAGGAGAGGTCACCGACCCGACCGGCTTCGTCCGCGACCCGGCGATCAGGTCCTCGGCCGCCCTGACCCAGACCCGTACGTGGACGGTCGACACGCGCGTACGTACGCCGGAGGCCGCGACGCCGGTGGTGTTCGGCGACACCACGCCGGAGAGCACCGATGTCGGTGCCGACGACGTGATCTACGCCGAGACGACCCATCCCACGCGGTCGGTGCCGGTCGTGCACTGGCGCCTCGACGGCCGTCCGGTCGCGGGCAGGGGCGGTGACCTCGCCCTGGCACCGTTCCACCTCGACGCGGGCACGCACACGGTCACCGCGCGGACCGGCGCGAAGACGCTGAGCTGGAAGGTCGACGCGCAGCGCCCCGAGGTCTCCTACGAACTCTCCCGGCCCGCCGCGGTCACCGGCGGGGAGTACGTCTTCGACGAGCGGTTCACCATGAGGCTGACCCCGCGCGACTCCGGCGGCCCCGCACTGGCCGAGTTCCAGGTCGACGGCGACGGATGGTTCCGCTACTTCGGCTGGCCGGACGACCCGGCCGCGCCGTTCGTCTTCACGCCGCTGGGCACCGAGATCGACCATCTGGTCTACGGCAAGCTGGGCCGGCCCGCGCGCGCCACACCCTGGGACGAAATGACGCCGGGCTACGGCAGGCACACGATCGAGTACCGCGCCGTCGACGCCGCCGGCAACATCGGCGAGACCCAGAGCATCACCGTCGTCCTGCGCCACAGAAGCCCAGGGCGGGTCGGAACTCCAGGGAGCAAGTAG
- a CDS encoding VOC family protein, translating into MTARPGFHLAIPVDDLDRARGFYGGVLGLDEGRSSEAWVDWNFYGHQVVTHQVPSVAERSQSNPVDGRDVPVPHFGLILTPDEFHELAGRLRDAGTEFVIEPYLRFEGEPGEQWTMFLRDPAGNALEFKAFRDESQLFAP; encoded by the coding sequence ATGACTGCACGTCCCGGTTTCCACCTGGCGATACCGGTGGACGACCTCGACCGTGCCCGCGGGTTCTACGGTGGCGTGCTCGGTCTGGACGAGGGGCGTTCCTCCGAGGCTTGGGTGGACTGGAACTTCTACGGGCACCAGGTGGTCACGCACCAGGTGCCCTCCGTGGCGGAGCGGTCGCAGAGCAACCCGGTCGACGGGCGTGACGTTCCCGTGCCGCACTTCGGGCTCATCCTGACTCCCGATGAGTTCCATGAGCTGGCGGGACGGCTGCGCGACGCCGGTACGGAGTTCGTGATCGAGCCGTACCTGAGGTTCGAGGGCGAGCCGGGGGAGCAGTGGACGATGTTCCTGCGTGACCCGGCCGGCAACGCGCTGGAGTTCAAGGCGTTCCGCGACGAGTCGCAGCTGTTCGCCCCTTAA
- a CDS encoding bifunctional 4-hydroxy-2-oxoglutarate aldolase/2-dehydro-3-deoxy-phosphogluconate aldolase has product MEDVFGDSRIMAILRGLPERETVELAVRAWDLGIRLVEVPVQTPDALPSLRAVVAAGRERGLPVGAGTVISLEQVREVAAAGAAFTVAPGFDPAIATASAGMGLPHLPGVATPGEIQAALRHGLTWLKAFPASALGTAWFTAMRGPFPQINLVATGGLDARTAPDYLAAGARVVAVGSALADAEQVGLLSKLC; this is encoded by the coding sequence ATGGAGGACGTCTTCGGCGACAGCCGGATCATGGCCATTCTGCGCGGGCTGCCCGAACGCGAGACGGTCGAGCTGGCCGTGCGGGCGTGGGATCTCGGGATCCGGCTGGTCGAGGTGCCGGTGCAGACGCCCGATGCCCTGCCCTCCCTGCGGGCGGTGGTCGCCGCCGGGCGTGAGCGGGGGCTTCCCGTCGGCGCCGGAACGGTGATCTCGCTGGAGCAGGTACGCGAGGTCGCGGCGGCCGGTGCCGCGTTCACCGTGGCACCCGGCTTCGACCCGGCCATCGCCACCGCCTCGGCCGGCATGGGCCTGCCGCACCTGCCGGGCGTGGCCACCCCGGGCGAGATCCAGGCCGCGCTGCGACACGGCCTGACCTGGCTCAAGGCGTTCCCCGCGAGCGCCTTGGGCACGGCGTGGTTCACCGCGATGCGCGGACCGTTCCCCCAGATCAACCTGGTGGCCACCGGCGGCCTGGACGCACGCACCGCCCCGGACTACCTCGCCGCGGGCGCCCGCGTGGTGGCGGTCGGCTCCGCCCTCGCCGACGCCGAACAGGTCGGCCTGCTGTCGAAGCTGTGCTGA
- a CDS encoding DUF5958 family protein — translation MALFSIADERRRTHLCARQCSHAWHHLENTAS, via the coding sequence ATCGCCTTGTTCAGCATCGCCGACGAAAGACGGCGCACGCACTTGTGCGCCCGACAGTGCAGCCATGCCTGGCACCACCTCGAAAACACGGCCAGTTGA
- a CDS encoding helix-turn-helix domain-containing protein: MTLRIDISGLPSERLRFAASPLAELTAMLHVLAEPGHHPQLAGWAGDVWAGLRPELAGRLREAEFLWRSSRADFLVPARPRPTLAEELDDVDRIDDETYVTAALVTTCGSNRVHFAAPSPLADATARERALDLAQARGALQEAFAERLLADPAVVRARVRHTLEQCAEAFFDAAWTGVAVQLATDLRLKNDLLRHHGIGAALASVSSAVTLAPDGSCIIVDKLQDNATAAHGTGVTFLPSVFGRPHLVAIHAPGRRPVVQYPVAKPSPPEPVSLETVTLRLEALAHPVRLRLLRTLARGPHTTGELAHAWELSPPEVSRHLAALRRAGLLTARRHGRYVRYTLNLPDLTALGADLLAAVLR; encoded by the coding sequence ATGACGTTGAGGATCGACATCAGCGGCCTGCCGTCCGAGCGACTGCGGTTCGCCGCCTCCCCGCTGGCCGAGCTGACCGCAATGCTGCATGTGCTGGCCGAACCCGGGCATCACCCGCAGCTCGCTGGCTGGGCCGGGGACGTCTGGGCTGGGCTGCGGCCGGAGCTGGCCGGGCGGCTCAGGGAGGCGGAGTTCCTGTGGCGTTCCTCACGAGCCGACTTCCTGGTCCCCGCTCGTCCCCGGCCGACCCTCGCCGAGGAGTTGGACGATGTGGACCGGATCGACGATGAAACCTATGTGACCGCCGCACTCGTCACCACGTGCGGCAGCAACCGGGTCCACTTCGCCGCGCCGTCGCCGCTCGCCGACGCTACGGCGCGCGAGCGGGCCCTGGACCTGGCCCAGGCCCGCGGCGCGCTCCAAGAGGCCTTCGCGGAACGGCTGCTCGCGGACCCGGCCGTCGTACGGGCGCGGGTGCGTCACACCCTCGAACAGTGCGCGGAGGCCTTCTTCGACGCCGCCTGGACGGGCGTCGCCGTGCAACTCGCCACCGACCTGCGCCTGAAGAACGACCTGCTGAGGCACCACGGCATCGGGGCGGCACTCGCGTCGGTCTCCAGCGCCGTGACCCTGGCGCCGGACGGCAGCTGCATCATCGTGGACAAGCTGCAGGACAATGCGACCGCCGCCCACGGTACCGGGGTCACCTTCCTCCCCAGCGTCTTCGGTCGCCCGCACCTGGTGGCGATCCACGCGCCCGGGCGGCGGCCGGTGGTGCAGTACCCCGTCGCCAAGCCGAGTCCACCGGAGCCGGTATCGCTGGAAACGGTCACGCTACGGCTGGAGGCACTCGCGCATCCGGTACGGCTGCGGCTGCTGCGCACCCTGGCCCGCGGCCCGCACACCACCGGTGAGCTGGCCCATGCCTGGGAACTTTCGCCCCCGGAGGTTTCCCGCCACCTCGCTGCCCTGCGCCGCGCGGGCCTGCTCACGGCCCGGCGGCACGGTCGTTACGTCCGTTACACCCTCAATCTGCCCGATCTGACGGCGCTGGGAGCCGACCTGCTGGCGGCCGTACTACGCTGA
- a CDS encoding MFS transporter, which produces MATTTKIQPRALVRASGGPRYAVALAVDALGTGLLRPFLLLYGVTVLSLSASATGIAMTVGAVMGLVCMPAVGRWLDRGARSTVVAASMLVRVLGVALLLATPAGHVWLFATAALFLGIGNQAWPAAHAALVATVAHGRERDTALAGGRALRNAGLGAGAILATACLAGGTTALQALAAVTGLAYLAAAALAWSVHVHAHPAATPAKGRDDGPAPSMRALLAANVVYAFCLNVTEIAVPLVLVTQLHTSPVWSAAIFVANTVLVVTLQVPVTVLMSRFSRRTVLALAGVVLTASYLGFLAATSLGHGWGAPAIATVAVVCTIGEIIYAGSATAFVTALAPAHVLGRALARFQLSTGFGLAASPAVITALASHGSAILWGSLAAATLISASAVATEKDQRTRLSGCCRRARAGS; this is translated from the coding sequence ATGGCAACCACCACCAAGATCCAGCCCCGCGCCCTCGTCCGTGCCTCCGGAGGCCCCCGCTATGCCGTCGCCCTGGCCGTGGACGCGCTCGGCACCGGCTTGCTGCGGCCCTTTCTGCTGCTCTACGGGGTGACGGTGCTGAGCCTGTCCGCGTCGGCCACAGGCATCGCCATGACGGTCGGCGCCGTCATGGGTCTGGTGTGCATGCCCGCGGTCGGCCGATGGCTGGACCGGGGCGCACGCAGCACGGTCGTGGCGGCGTCGATGCTGGTGCGGGTGCTGGGCGTGGCGCTGCTGCTGGCCACCCCGGCGGGACACGTCTGGCTGTTCGCGACGGCGGCGCTCTTCCTCGGCATCGGCAACCAGGCATGGCCGGCCGCCCACGCAGCCCTCGTGGCCACGGTCGCCCACGGCCGCGAACGCGACACCGCTCTCGCGGGAGGCCGCGCCCTGCGCAACGCCGGCCTGGGCGCGGGCGCGATCCTCGCCACCGCGTGCCTGGCGGGCGGCACCACCGCACTGCAGGCGCTGGCAGCCGTCACCGGGCTCGCCTATCTCGCTGCGGCAGCCTTGGCGTGGTCGGTCCACGTGCACGCTCATCCGGCCGCTACCCCGGCCAAGGGCAGGGACGACGGGCCCGCACCCTCGATGCGCGCGCTGTTGGCCGCCAACGTGGTCTACGCCTTCTGCCTCAACGTCACCGAAATCGCGGTCCCTCTGGTCCTGGTGACACAGTTGCACACATCCCCGGTGTGGTCGGCAGCCATCTTCGTGGCCAACACGGTGCTGGTGGTCACCCTGCAGGTACCGGTCACCGTCCTGATGTCCCGCTTCTCCCGGCGGACCGTGCTGGCTCTCGCCGGCGTGGTACTCACCGCTTCCTACCTCGGCTTCCTCGCGGCCACCTCGCTGGGACACGGCTGGGGTGCCCCGGCCATCGCCACGGTGGCCGTGGTCTGCACCATCGGCGAGATCATCTATGCAGGCAGCGCCACCGCGTTCGTCACCGCCCTCGCCCCGGCCCACGTCCTGGGACGCGCCCTCGCCCGCTTCCAGCTCTCCACGGGCTTCGGCCTGGCCGCCTCCCCAGCGGTCATCACCGCTCTCGCCTCCCACGGCTCGGCCATCCTCTGGGGCAGCCTCGCCGCTGCGACGCTCATCTCCGCCTCCGCCGTTGCCACCGAGAAGGATCAAAGAACGCGGCTCAGCGGTTGTTGCCGCCGGGCGCGAGCAGGCTCGTGA
- a CDS encoding SDR family NAD(P)-dependent oxidoreductase translates to MNLDLAGKATVITGASKGIGLAVAQGMIREGARVAAGARENSAGLSGLADQGDVAIVLGDLTTTSGCQALVDEAVARFGGVDVLVNNVGGVHPRTGGFLSVTDEDWQWALEVNLLSAVRATRAAVPHLLERAPSTIVTVCSVNASLPDPGVIDYSAAKAALRSFCKSLSKELGPRGVRVNTVSPGPVETALWLGQGGVAETVGRAQAVDPAAVKAAAVAGTPTERFTRPGEVAELVLLLASGTVGNITGTDVLIDGGMVTTL, encoded by the coding sequence GTGAACCTCGACCTCGCCGGCAAGGCCACCGTCATCACGGGCGCCAGCAAAGGAATCGGGCTCGCGGTGGCGCAAGGCATGATCCGGGAGGGAGCCCGCGTCGCGGCGGGAGCGCGGGAGAACTCCGCCGGCCTCAGCGGCCTCGCCGACCAGGGTGACGTCGCCATCGTCCTGGGCGACCTCACCACCACATCGGGATGCCAGGCCCTCGTGGACGAGGCGGTGGCCCGCTTCGGCGGGGTGGACGTGCTCGTCAACAACGTCGGCGGAGTCCACCCCCGCACCGGAGGATTCCTCAGCGTCACAGACGAGGACTGGCAGTGGGCACTGGAGGTGAACCTCCTATCCGCCGTACGCGCGACCCGCGCGGCCGTACCCCACCTACTCGAGCGGGCCCCGTCCACCATCGTGACCGTCTGTTCGGTCAACGCCTCGCTGCCTGATCCCGGCGTGATCGACTACAGCGCGGCCAAGGCGGCATTGCGGAGCTTCTGCAAATCCTTGTCGAAGGAACTCGGACCACGCGGGGTCCGGGTCAACACCGTCAGCCCCGGGCCGGTCGAAACCGCTCTATGGCTCGGCCAGGGCGGCGTCGCTGAAACCGTAGGACGGGCACAAGCGGTCGACCCGGCCGCTGTGAAGGCCGCAGCGGTCGCCGGAACCCCGACTGAACGGTTCACCCGCCCCGGTGAAGTCGCCGAACTCGTGCTGCTCCTCGCCTCCGGCACCGTCGGCAACATCACCGGAACCGACGTGCTCATCGACGGCGGCATGGTCACCACCCTTTGA
- a CDS encoding alpha/beta hydrolase, whose protein sequence is MATPVLFIHGLWLHATSWEPWTHLFRDAGYEPHAPGWPGDGDTVEASRADPEAIAGHGIDDVTEHFARIIDGLPSPPVLIGHSFGGMIAQKLLGQDRAVAAIAIDAAQIKGVLPVPLSALKATLPVFKNPANKNRAVSLTAEQFRFAFANAVSEKESQELYEHWTIPAPGRPLFEAASANFNPHSPAKVATGNENRGPLLLITGGKDHTVPESVTRSTLKQYRHSEAVTDIVKFDDRSHSLTIDSGWREVADACLTWLHGQSL, encoded by the coding sequence ATGGCGACGCCCGTACTCTTCATCCACGGCCTGTGGCTCCATGCCACCTCATGGGAGCCCTGGACGCACCTGTTCCGCGACGCCGGGTACGAGCCGCATGCCCCGGGCTGGCCCGGCGACGGCGACACCGTCGAGGCGTCCCGGGCCGATCCCGAGGCGATCGCGGGCCACGGCATCGACGATGTCACCGAGCACTTCGCCCGCATCATCGATGGGCTGCCGTCGCCGCCCGTCCTGATCGGCCACTCGTTCGGCGGGATGATCGCGCAGAAGCTGCTCGGGCAGGACCGGGCCGTCGCGGCCATCGCGATCGACGCGGCGCAGATCAAGGGCGTCCTGCCGGTGCCGCTGTCGGCGCTGAAGGCGACGCTGCCGGTGTTCAAGAACCCGGCCAACAAGAACCGCGCGGTCTCCCTGACCGCGGAGCAGTTCCGGTTCGCCTTCGCCAACGCCGTGTCGGAGAAGGAGTCCCAGGAGCTGTACGAGCACTGGACGATTCCGGCGCCGGGACGCCCGCTGTTCGAGGCGGCGTCCGCCAACTTCAACCCGCACTCGCCGGCGAAGGTCGCCACGGGCAACGAGAACCGCGGACCACTGCTGCTGATCACCGGCGGCAAGGACCACACCGTCCCGGAATCGGTCACCCGCTCGACGCTGAAGCAGTACCGCCACTCCGAGGCCGTCACCGACATTGTGAAGTTCGACGACCGATCCCACTCGCTGACCATAGATTCCGGCTGGCGCGAGGTCGCGGACGCGTGCCTGACCTGGCTGCACGGGCAGTCGCTGTGA